The following proteins are encoded in a genomic region of Gemmatimonadetes bacterium SCN 70-22:
- a CDS encoding quinolinate synthase codes for MTATVTPPAAAATHAELVAQIRALAKAKRAVILAHNYQRPEVQDVADYVGDSLGLSREAARTDADVIVFCGVHFMAETAAILSPTKTVLLPELGAGCSLADTVTAEQLLEWKSEHPGAVVVSYVNTTAAVKAESDYCCTSGNAVEIINAIPPEQEILFLPDMFLGAHVRRVTGRENIHVWMGECHVHAGITTQSLNRQRAEHPGAEVLVHPECGCSTNVLEAMSAGAIDKEGVQVLSTEGMIRRPGVSEATSFIVATETGILYRMRRANPDKTFYAASDRAECMYMKMTTLPKVLHALERMEHRITVPEDVASRARRALERMVSIGGSQAARLPAADPGE; via the coding sequence ATGACTGCCACCGTCACGCCTCCTGCCGCCGCGGCGACGCACGCCGAGCTCGTCGCGCAGATTCGCGCCCTCGCGAAAGCGAAGCGCGCCGTCATCCTGGCCCACAACTACCAGCGCCCCGAGGTGCAGGATGTGGCCGATTACGTGGGCGACTCGCTGGGGCTGAGCCGCGAGGCCGCCCGCACCGACGCCGACGTGATCGTCTTCTGCGGTGTGCACTTCATGGCCGAGACGGCGGCCATCCTCTCCCCGACGAAGACGGTGCTCCTCCCCGAACTCGGCGCGGGCTGCTCGCTGGCGGACACGGTCACCGCCGAGCAGCTGCTGGAGTGGAAGAGCGAGCACCCCGGGGCCGTCGTCGTGAGCTACGTGAACACCACCGCGGCGGTGAAGGCGGAGAGCGACTACTGCTGCACCTCGGGGAACGCGGTCGAGATCATCAACGCCATCCCCCCCGAGCAGGAGATCCTCTTCCTCCCCGACATGTTCCTCGGCGCGCACGTGCGGCGCGTGACTGGACGCGAGAACATCCACGTCTGGATGGGGGAGTGTCACGTGCACGCGGGGATCACGACGCAGTCGCTCAACCGGCAGCGCGCCGAGCACCCCGGCGCCGAGGTGCTGGTGCACCCGGAGTGCGGGTGCTCCACCAACGTGCTTGAGGCCATGTCGGCCGGCGCCATCGACAAGGAGGGCGTGCAGGTCCTCTCCACCGAGGGGATGATCCGCCGCCCCGGGGTATCGGAGGCGACGTCGTTCATCGTCGCGACCGAGACGGGGATCCTGTACCGGATGCGCCGGGCCAACCCGGACAAGACGTTCTACGCCGCGAGCGATCGCGCGGAATGCATGTACATGAAGATGACGACGCTCCCCAAGGTGCTGCACGCGCTGGAGCGCATGGAGCATCGCATCACGGTCCCCGAGGATGTGGCCTCCAGGGCACGTCGCGCGCTGGAGCGGATGGTCAGCATTGGCGGAAGCCAGGCGGCGCGCCTGCCGGCTGCGGACCCGGGGGAGTAA
- a CDS encoding epimerase, giving the protein MMRPSILVTGSSGYIGRLLVAELAEGVRAGRFGTVVAADIRAPEALPDGVRFVRHDVRDAGLEAVMQAHGTTVVVHLASIVTPPRGSTRDVEYAVDVGGTRRVLEGCVAARVRRIVVTSSGAAYGYHADNPARLRETDPLRGNDSFAYAWHKRLVEEMLATYRRDHPALEQVVFRVGTILGATVSNQITALFEKRRLLAVSGSASPFVFVHDRDVVRCLVRGVDTPVTGIFNVAGDGVVTIDEIATLLHKPVLRIPAWLLRGALAVLAPLGLTRYGPAQVAFLRYRPVLDNTRLKEVFGYRPAMTSREAFMAWRDAAPRVTAPP; this is encoded by the coding sequence ATGATGCGGCCCTCGATCCTCGTCACCGGTTCGTCCGGCTACATCGGACGCCTCCTGGTGGCCGAGCTGGCCGAGGGGGTGCGCGCCGGGCGCTTCGGCACGGTCGTCGCCGCCGACATCCGCGCCCCGGAGGCGCTTCCCGACGGCGTGAGGTTCGTCAGGCACGACGTGCGCGACGCGGGGCTCGAGGCCGTGATGCAGGCGCACGGCACCACGGTGGTCGTGCACCTCGCCTCCATCGTCACCCCGCCCAGGGGGAGCACCCGCGACGTCGAGTACGCGGTCGACGTCGGCGGGACGCGGCGCGTCCTCGAGGGGTGCGTGGCCGCACGGGTCCGGCGCATCGTCGTGACCTCGAGCGGGGCAGCCTACGGCTATCACGCCGACAACCCCGCGCGACTGCGTGAGACGGACCCCCTCCGCGGCAACGACTCGTTTGCCTACGCCTGGCACAAGCGGCTGGTCGAGGAGATGCTCGCCACCTACCGGCGCGACCACCCCGCCCTCGAGCAGGTGGTCTTCCGCGTCGGGACGATCCTTGGCGCCACGGTCAGCAACCAGATCACCGCCCTGTTCGAGAAGCGGCGGCTCCTCGCGGTCAGCGGCTCGGCATCGCCCTTCGTCTTCGTGCACGATCGCGACGTCGTCCGCTGCCTCGTGCGGGGCGTGGACACCCCGGTGACGGGGATCTTCAATGTTGCAGGTGACGGTGTCGTGACGATCGACGAGATCGCGACGCTCCTGCACAAGCCCGTCCTGCGGATCCCGGCCTGGCTGCTGCGCGGGGCGCTCGCGGTGCTCGCCCCCCTCGGCCTCACGCGCTACGGCCCCGCGCAGGTCGCCTTCCTGCGATATCGCCCGGTGCTCGACAACACGCGGCTGAAGGAGGTCTTCGGCTACCGGCCGGCGATGACGTCGCGCGAGGCGTTCATGGCCTGGCGGGACGCCGCGCCCCGTGTCACGGCGCCTCCGTGA
- a CDS encoding ion transporter, which yields MPRDDSPPSALRQRLHEVIFEADTRAGKLFDAILLALIAASVSVVVLESAPAVRARYGPALRLAEWSFTVLFTIEYGLRLFSVGKPMRYATSFFGIVDLLSVIPTYFSVLVPGAQSLLVIRILRLLRIFRVFKLSQYLGESRELWRALQASRRKILVFLFTVLTVVVIVGALIHVVEGPEHGFTSISTGIYWAIVTLTTVGYGDISPQTTLGRFIASAVMLMGYGVIAVPTGIVTAEMTRAMRAPVSTQACPHCAAEGHEHDAAFCRKCGGKL from the coding sequence ATGCCCCGCGACGACTCGCCCCCCAGCGCGCTTCGCCAACGCCTGCACGAGGTGATCTTCGAGGCCGACACGAGGGCCGGAAAGCTCTTCGACGCCATCCTCCTGGCCCTCATCGCCGCCAGCGTGTCGGTGGTGGTCCTGGAGAGCGCCCCCGCCGTACGGGCGCGCTACGGCCCGGCGCTGCGCCTCGCCGAGTGGAGCTTCACCGTCCTCTTCACGATCGAGTACGGGTTGCGCCTGTTCAGCGTCGGCAAGCCGATGCGCTACGCCACCTCGTTCTTCGGGATCGTGGATCTCCTCTCGGTCATCCCGACCTACTTCTCCGTCCTCGTCCCCGGGGCCCAGAGCCTCCTCGTGATCCGCATCCTGCGCCTCCTGCGGATCTTCAGGGTCTTCAAGCTCTCGCAGTACCTGGGCGAATCGCGCGAGCTCTGGAGGGCGCTGCAGGCGAGTCGCCGCAAGATCCTGGTCTTCCTCTTCACCGTGCTGACGGTGGTGGTGATCGTCGGCGCCCTGATCCATGTGGTCGAGGGTCCCGAGCACGGCTTCACCAGCATCTCCACCGGGATCTACTGGGCGATCGTGACGCTCACCACCGTGGGCTACGGCGACATCTCGCCGCAGACGACGCTCGGGCGATTCATCGCGTCGGCGGTCATGCTGATGGGCTACGGCGTCATCGCCGTCCCCACGGGGATCGTGACCGCGGAGATGACGCGTGCCATGCGCGCCCCGGTCTCGACGCAGGCCTGCCCGCACTGCGCCGCCGAGGGGCACGAGCACGATGCCGCGTTCTGCCGCAAGTGCGGGGGGAAGTTGTAG
- a CDS encoding L-aspartate oxidase has protein sequence MRVGNAPPLLVNRDRLGMPSLIRTRFLVIGSGVAGLHTAWRAAEHGDVLVLTKRSLHDSATSYAQGGIAAALGAGDSPELHRKDTLAAGAALCDREAVEVLVEEGPARVRELQLAGAAFDLGRNGQLMLGREAAHSRRRIVHAHGDRTGAEVARTLIERIRATERSDVLEYARVLDLIVEDGRCAGARASVMGQAVEIRADATVLATGGCGQIYRYTTNPVVATGDGFAIAHRAGVTLADMEFVQFHPTALDTPENPLSLISEAVRGEGATLLNAEGERFMVARHKLAELAPRDIVAREIFRERQRTGAVHLDARSIGKKFVERFPGIFAICQHRGIDPRRDLIPVTPAAHYMMGGIVTDLAGRSSLPQLYACGEVACTGVHGANRLASNSLLEGLVFAERVARDMSTAPRVPAPRVPVPRRRARWDVPPLTDRGAAQVAADTIRQLMWDHAGIDRNARGLRKCVKALDQLHARLDEGMTEERNMCETARLVAAAALARRESRGGHYRSDYPRARGEWRGKHIEW, from the coding sequence ATGCGGGTCGGCAACGCCCCGCCACTCCTCGTCAACCGCGACCGCCTCGGCATGCCCTCCCTCATCCGTACCCGCTTCCTCGTCATCGGGAGCGGGGTTGCCGGACTCCACACCGCCTGGCGCGCCGCGGAGCACGGCGACGTCCTGGTCCTCACCAAGCGGTCGTTGCACGACAGCGCCACCTCGTATGCCCAGGGGGGCATTGCCGCCGCCCTCGGCGCCGGCGACTCTCCCGAACTGCACCGAAAGGACACCCTGGCGGCGGGGGCCGCGCTCTGCGACCGTGAGGCGGTGGAAGTGCTGGTGGAGGAGGGGCCGGCCCGCGTGCGCGAGCTGCAACTGGCGGGCGCCGCCTTCGACCTCGGGCGGAACGGCCAGCTCATGCTGGGGCGCGAGGCCGCGCACTCGCGGCGGCGCATCGTGCATGCCCACGGCGATCGCACCGGCGCCGAGGTGGCGCGCACCCTCATCGAGCGCATCCGCGCCACCGAAAGATCCGATGTCCTCGAGTATGCCCGCGTCCTGGACCTCATCGTGGAGGACGGGCGCTGCGCCGGCGCGCGCGCCAGCGTCATGGGGCAGGCGGTCGAGATCCGCGCCGACGCGACGGTGCTCGCCACCGGGGGGTGCGGGCAGATCTACCGGTACACGACGAACCCGGTCGTCGCCACCGGCGACGGCTTCGCCATCGCGCACCGCGCGGGCGTCACGCTCGCCGACATGGAGTTCGTGCAATTCCACCCCACCGCGCTCGATACCCCGGAGAACCCGCTCTCGCTCATCTCCGAGGCGGTGCGCGGCGAGGGGGCGACGCTGCTCAACGCCGAAGGGGAGCGCTTCATGGTCGCGCGGCACAAGCTCGCCGAGCTGGCGCCGCGCGACATCGTGGCGCGCGAGATCTTCCGCGAGCGGCAACGCACCGGGGCCGTTCACCTCGACGCCCGGTCGATCGGGAAGAAGTTCGTGGAGCGCTTCCCCGGGATCTTCGCCATCTGCCAGCACCGCGGCATCGACCCGCGCCGCGACCTCATCCCCGTCACCCCGGCGGCCCATTACATGATGGGGGGGATCGTCACCGACCTGGCCGGGCGCTCGTCCCTCCCGCAGCTCTACGCGTGCGGCGAGGTGGCGTGTACGGGGGTGCATGGCGCCAACCGCCTGGCGTCGAATTCCCTGCTCGAGGGACTCGTCTTCGCCGAGCGCGTGGCGCGCGACATGTCGACGGCGCCGCGCGTCCCGGCGCCGCGCGTCCCGGTGCCGCGCCGTCGCGCCCGGTGGGACGTCCCTCCGCTCACCGACCGCGGCGCCGCCCAGGTGGCGGCCGACACCATTCGCCAGCTGATGTGGGACCACGCCGGCATCGACCGCAACGCGCGCGGGCTCCGCAAGTGCGTCAAGGCGCTGGATCAGCTGCATGCCCGGCTCGACGAAGGGATGACCGAGGAACGGAACATGTGCGAGACGGCGCGCCTCGTGGCCGCGGCCGCCCTGGCTCGGCGCGAGTCGCGCGGCGGGCACTATCGAAGCGACTATCCCAGGGCCCGCGGGGAGTGGCGCGGCAAGCACATCGAGTGGTGA
- a CDS encoding thioredoxin, whose amino-acid sequence MNRLASESSPYLLQHAGNPVDWYPWGPEALARAAAEDKPILLSIGYAACHWCHVMEHESFSDPATAALMNERFVNIKVDREERPDLDAIYMQAVQAMTGHGGWPMTVFLTPAGEPFYGGTYFPPVERHGMPSFPRLLMAISDAYRDRRDAIANTTRQLREVFDASASLAAGGEALDPAVLEAAYRSLAHTFDQRHGGFGGAPKFPPSMALDFLVRHWARTGTELALDMATTTFRAMARGGIYDQVGGGIHRYSVDERWLVPHFEKMLYDNALFARLGVHLWQVTGDAEVQRAVRQTLGWVAREMTSPEGGFYSSLDADSEGHEGRFYVWDDEELSAIVGHDAPVVREYWGVTPGGNFEGRNILCVAADPSVVARRHGLTLMQLTDLLSRASGALYAERARRPWPSLDDKVIASWNGLMLRAVAEGARVFGDPALRDLAIRNGEFLRTHLVRDGRVFRVSRRGVVKEIGFLEDHAAVALGFLDLYALTFDGRWLAEAMTIADVTVERFLDPVRGTFFDTPHDHETLITRPRDITDNAMPSGTSLAAELLLRLSVVTGEGRGAELAHRICGGVAEALARHPSSFGHLLGVADMALHGATEVVLVGDPSVPAFAALRDALAATYAPSLILAGGEPQPTSSLALLRGRDAPDGHAMAYLCRQYRCEAPTSRPDELVAQLAAARRPAPPPAER is encoded by the coding sequence ATGAACCGCCTGGCCAGCGAATCCTCCCCCTACCTCCTGCAGCACGCCGGCAATCCGGTGGACTGGTACCCTTGGGGCCCCGAGGCACTGGCGCGCGCTGCGGCCGAGGACAAGCCGATCCTCCTGAGCATCGGCTACGCGGCCTGCCACTGGTGTCACGTGATGGAGCACGAGTCGTTCTCTGATCCGGCGACCGCCGCGCTGATGAACGAGCGCTTCGTCAACATCAAGGTGGACCGGGAGGAGCGCCCCGACCTCGACGCCATCTACATGCAGGCGGTGCAGGCGATGACCGGGCACGGGGGGTGGCCGATGACGGTCTTCCTCACGCCGGCAGGCGAGCCGTTCTACGGCGGCACCTACTTTCCTCCGGTCGAGCGGCACGGCATGCCGTCGTTCCCGCGCCTGTTGATGGCCATCAGCGATGCCTATCGCGACCGACGCGACGCCATCGCCAACACCACCCGTCAGCTGCGCGAAGTCTTCGACGCCTCGGCTTCGCTGGCGGCCGGGGGCGAGGCACTCGACCCGGCGGTGCTCGAGGCGGCCTACCGGTCACTGGCGCACACCTTCGACCAGCGGCACGGCGGCTTCGGTGGCGCCCCCAAGTTCCCCCCATCCATGGCGCTCGACTTCCTGGTGCGGCACTGGGCGCGCACCGGGACCGAACTGGCCCTCGACATGGCCACCACCACCTTTCGCGCCATGGCGCGGGGCGGGATCTACGACCAGGTGGGAGGCGGGATCCATCGCTACAGCGTCGACGAGCGCTGGCTGGTGCCGCACTTCGAGAAGATGCTGTACGACAATGCCCTCTTCGCGCGCCTCGGGGTGCACCTGTGGCAGGTGACGGGCGATGCGGAGGTGCAACGGGCCGTCCGCCAGACGCTGGGGTGGGTGGCGCGCGAGATGACGTCACCGGAGGGAGGCTTCTACTCGTCGCTCGACGCCGACAGCGAGGGACACGAAGGCCGGTTCTACGTGTGGGACGACGAGGAGCTCTCGGCGATCGTCGGCCACGACGCGCCGGTCGTCCGCGAGTACTGGGGCGTCACGCCGGGGGGGAACTTCGAGGGGCGCAACATCCTGTGCGTGGCTGCCGACCCGTCGGTGGTCGCGCGGCGCCATGGCCTCACCTTGATGCAGCTGACGGATCTCCTGTCGCGGGCCTCCGGCGCCCTGTACGCCGAGCGGGCGCGACGCCCGTGGCCCTCCCTGGACGACAAGGTCATCGCCTCGTGGAACGGGCTCATGCTGCGGGCGGTGGCCGAGGGGGCACGCGTCTTCGGCGACCCGGCGCTGCGCGACCTCGCGATCCGGAACGGAGAATTCCTCCGCACGCACCTGGTACGCGACGGGCGCGTCTTCCGGGTGTCGAGGCGAGGGGTGGTCAAGGAGATCGGCTTCCTCGAAGATCATGCCGCGGTCGCCCTGGGCTTCCTGGACCTGTACGCACTCACCTTCGACGGGCGCTGGCTCGCCGAGGCCATGACCATCGCCGATGTCACGGTGGAGCGGTTCCTCGATCCGGTGCGCGGCACCTTCTTCGACACCCCCCACGACCACGAGACGCTGATCACGCGTCCGCGCGACATCACCGACAACGCGATGCCGAGCGGGACCTCGCTCGCCGCGGAACTACTCTTGCGCCTGTCGGTGGTGACCGGCGAGGGGCGCGGCGCCGAGCTGGCGCACCGGATCTGCGGCGGGGTGGCCGAGGCGCTCGCGCGGCACCCGTCGTCGTTCGGGCACCTCCTGGGGGTGGCCGACATGGCCCTCCACGGCGCCACCGAAGTGGTGCTCGTCGGCGATCCGTCCGTGCCGGCGTTCGCCGCGCTGCGCGACGCCCTGGCCGCGACCTACGCTCCCTCGCTGATCCTGGCGGGGGGGGAACCGCAGCCGACGAGCTCGCTCGCCCTCCTCCGGGGGCGGGACGCTCCCGACGGTCACGCCATGGCGTATCTCTGCCGGCAGTACCGCTGCGAGGCCCCCACCAGCCGCCCGGACGAGCTGGTCGCCCAATTGGCGGCGGCCCGCCGGCCGGCACCGCCACCGGCCGAGCGCTAG
- a CDS encoding thiamine pyrophosphate-binding protein: MPTGGEVLARMLRAEGVDTVFGIIDGTYYGFYGALHALGIRLVTPRHEASAAHAAAAYARLTGRLGVCMASNGPGVANILPGLVVEQAEGNRVLCITSARRTGAMYPLRTGTYQGFDQAAVVGAFAKHSRAVPGFERIPELMRGALRACWDGRPGVVHLDVPENLMNGEMPGDVAYLAPSQYRRVAPTAPDAGDVARAAALLTQCELPVIHVGSGVIHAGAFDQVQRVAELLQAPVTTSWAARGAVDESSPLAIPMPHVKLNTLVRNDADAALILGSRVGETDWWGKAPYWRRASEQRTVQVDIDDATIGANRPVEIGACADVGAFLEALHDRLSARRNEPALARRRARLQGYGRHVRRFNARLDAALADTGAPLHPAHVPAAVRELFPAGSPLVADGGNTAVWTMFYSRAVPPARILSTMKMGMLGAGMGQALGAAVAVPDHPVACITGDGAMGMHPQEIEAAVRHRLHIVWLVLCDRQWGMVKMTQSMAMRPVKMLLRKRLDPGENIWSDFGEIDFAAVARAMGAAGERVADPRALRQAIARALGHQGPTVIHVDVNPTTHMWAPGLLHFKAMHQEPKGK, translated from the coding sequence ATGCCCACGGGTGGCGAGGTCCTCGCGCGCATGCTGCGGGCCGAAGGGGTCGATACCGTCTTCGGCATCATCGACGGGACGTATTACGGGTTCTATGGCGCGTTGCACGCGCTCGGCATCAGGCTCGTCACGCCGCGCCACGAGGCCAGCGCCGCGCACGCCGCCGCCGCCTACGCGCGCCTCACCGGCAGGCTTGGCGTCTGCATGGCGAGCAACGGCCCCGGCGTGGCCAACATCCTCCCCGGGCTCGTCGTGGAGCAGGCGGAGGGGAACCGCGTCCTCTGCATAACGAGTGCGCGCCGCACGGGGGCGATGTACCCGCTGCGGACGGGGACCTACCAGGGCTTCGACCAGGCGGCGGTGGTGGGCGCGTTCGCGAAGCACAGCCGCGCCGTGCCCGGCTTCGAGCGCATCCCCGAGCTGATGCGGGGGGCGCTGCGCGCCTGCTGGGACGGGCGCCCCGGCGTGGTGCACCTGGATGTCCCGGAGAACCTGATGAACGGCGAGATGCCGGGCGACGTCGCGTACCTGGCGCCGTCGCAGTACCGGCGGGTGGCGCCGACCGCCCCGGACGCCGGTGACGTGGCGCGCGCCGCGGCGCTCCTCACGCAGTGCGAGCTCCCCGTCATCCACGTGGGGAGCGGGGTGATCCACGCCGGGGCGTTCGACCAGGTGCAACGCGTGGCCGAATTGCTGCAGGCTCCGGTCACCACGAGCTGGGCGGCGCGCGGGGCGGTGGACGAGTCGTCGCCCCTGGCGATCCCGATGCCGCACGTGAAGCTCAACACCCTGGTGCGCAACGACGCCGATGCCGCCCTCATCCTGGGGTCGCGCGTGGGGGAGACCGACTGGTGGGGGAAGGCACCGTACTGGCGCAGGGCGTCGGAGCAACGGACGGTGCAAGTGGACATCGACGATGCGACCATCGGCGCCAACAGGCCGGTCGAGATCGGGGCGTGTGCCGACGTCGGCGCCTTCCTCGAGGCGCTGCACGATCGCCTGTCCGCCAGGCGCAACGAGCCGGCGCTTGCCCGCCGGCGCGCGCGCCTGCAGGGATATGGCAGGCACGTCCGGCGCTTCAATGCCAGGCTCGACGCCGCCCTGGCCGATACGGGAGCGCCGCTGCACCCCGCACACGTCCCGGCGGCGGTGCGCGAGCTCTTCCCTGCCGGAAGCCCGCTCGTCGCCGACGGCGGGAACACTGCCGTCTGGACCATGTTCTACAGCAGGGCGGTCCCGCCGGCCCGCATCCTCTCCACGATGAAGATGGGGATGCTCGGGGCCGGGATGGGGCAAGCGTTAGGCGCGGCGGTCGCCGTCCCGGACCACCCGGTGGCCTGCATCACCGGGGACGGCGCGATGGGGATGCATCCGCAGGAGATCGAGGCGGCGGTCCGCCACCGGCTGCACATCGTCTGGCTCGTCCTCTGCGACCGGCAGTGGGGGATGGTCAAGATGACGCAGAGCATGGCGATGCGTCCCGTGAAGATGCTCCTCCGGAAGCGGCTCGATCCCGGCGAGAACATCTGGTCCGACTTCGGGGAGATCGACTTCGCCGCCGTGGCGCGGGCCATGGGCGCCGCGGGCGAGCGCGTGGCCGACCCCCGGGCGTTGCGGCAAGCGATCGCGCGGGCGCTGGGGCATCAGGGGCCGACGGTGATCCACGTCGACGTGAACCCGACCACGCACATGTGGGCGCCGGGCCTCCTCCACTTCAAGGCGATGCACCAGGAGCCCAAGGGGAAGTGA
- a CDS encoding symporter encodes MSELDAVRLNFSPATLHALNAILAIVMFGVALDLSAEDFRRVAANPRPVLIGLAGHFLVFPAFTFLLVLLIRPSPSIALGMMLVASCPAGNISNFLVHLAGGNTALSVSISSASTVLSVVLTPLVLRFWGALYGPTSAILRDVAVDPLEMFVTIFVLLGIPLTLGVMVARRWPRFAQRARLPLKRFSIAVFGAFLVAALAGNWTYFVTYVQLVVVAVALHNAMALATGYWTAAALGLPERDRRAVSFEVGIQNSGLGLILIFTFFDGLGGMAIVAAWWGIWHIVAGLSLAAYWARRPLPR; translated from the coding sequence GTGAGCGAGCTCGATGCGGTCCGGCTCAACTTCAGCCCTGCGACGCTGCATGCACTGAACGCGATCCTGGCGATCGTGATGTTCGGGGTGGCGCTCGACCTGAGTGCCGAGGACTTCCGGCGCGTGGCGGCCAACCCGCGTCCGGTCCTCATCGGGCTCGCCGGGCACTTCCTGGTCTTCCCGGCGTTCACCTTCCTCCTCGTCCTCCTCATCCGCCCGTCGCCCAGCATCGCCCTCGGGATGATGCTCGTCGCCAGCTGCCCGGCGGGAAACATCTCCAACTTCCTGGTGCACCTGGCCGGCGGCAACACCGCCCTCTCGGTCAGCATCAGCTCCGCATCGACGGTGCTGTCGGTGGTGCTGACGCCGCTGGTGCTGCGCTTCTGGGGGGCGCTGTACGGGCCGACGAGCGCCATCCTGCGGGACGTGGCGGTCGACCCGCTGGAGATGTTCGTCACCATCTTCGTCCTGCTCGGCATTCCGCTCACGCTCGGCGTGATGGTCGCGCGCCGCTGGCCGCGGTTCGCCCAGCGGGCGCGGCTCCCCCTCAAGCGATTCTCGATCGCGGTGTTCGGGGCGTTCCTCGTGGCGGCGCTGGCTGGCAACTGGACATACTTCGTGACGTACGTGCAGCTGGTGGTGGTCGCGGTGGCGCTGCACAACGCCATGGCGCTGGCCACGGGCTACTGGACCGCCGCCGCCCTCGGGCTCCCGGAGCGCGACCGGCGCGCGGTGAGCTTCGAGGTCGGGATCCAGAACTCCGGGCTCGGATTGATCCTGATCTTCACCTTCTTCGACGGGCTCGGGGGGATGGCGATCGTGGCGGCGTGGTGGGGGATCTGGCACATCGTCGCGGGGTTGTCGCTGGCGGCATACTGGGCGCGTCGCCCCCTCCCCCGGTGA
- a CDS encoding nicotinate-nucleotide diphosphorylase (carboxylating), with protein sequence MTEWVRGALNEDGAFNDVTTIATVLSDRRARARLVARQPGVIAGVAFAIEAFRLLDPKTSIRVDVEDGTTVSRGDTVLYMSGHARGLLSAERVALNFLQRLSGVASHTARYVEAVRGTRARILDTRKTTPGWRALEKYAVRCGGGVNHRLDLSSSVLIKDNHLVACEGDISVAIRRARELVPRGATVEVECDSIEQVRAALEAGADIILLDNMTNESMAECVRLASGRAILEASGGVNLDTVRGIAATGVDHISVGALTHSAPAMNLALDFE encoded by the coding sequence GTGACGGAGTGGGTGCGTGGCGCCCTCAATGAAGACGGCGCCTTCAACGACGTGACCACGATCGCGACGGTCCTCAGCGACCGGCGGGCGCGGGCTCGGCTCGTGGCCCGGCAGCCTGGGGTGATCGCCGGCGTGGCGTTCGCCATCGAGGCCTTCCGCCTCCTCGATCCCAAGACCTCCATCCGCGTCGACGTCGAGGATGGGACGACCGTCTCGCGCGGCGACACGGTCCTCTACATGTCGGGCCACGCACGCGGACTCCTGTCGGCGGAGCGTGTGGCGCTCAACTTCCTGCAGCGCCTCTCGGGGGTGGCGAGCCATACCGCGCGCTACGTCGAGGCGGTGCGCGGGACGCGGGCCAGGATCCTCGACACGCGCAAGACGACCCCGGGGTGGCGCGCACTGGAGAAGTACGCCGTCCGGTGCGGTGGCGGGGTGAACCACCGCCTCGACCTCTCCTCGTCGGTCCTGATCAAGGACAACCATCTCGTGGCCTGCGAGGGCGACATCTCGGTGGCCATCCGGCGGGCGCGCGAGCTGGTCCCGCGGGGCGCCACGGTCGAGGTGGAGTGCGACTCCATCGAGCAGGTGCGGGCCGCGCTCGAGGCCGGGGCCGACATCATTCTCCTCGACAACATGACGAACGAGTCGATGGCCGAGTGTGTGCGCCTGGCGAGCGGGCGCGCGATCCTCGAGGCGTCCGGCGGGGTGAACCTGGACACGGTACGCGGAATCGCCGCCACCGGCGTCGACCACATCTCCGTGGGGGCGCTCACGCATTCGGCGCCCGCCATGAACCTCGCGCTCGACTTCGAGTAG